One region of Primulina tabacum isolate GXHZ01 chromosome 17, ASM2559414v2, whole genome shotgun sequence genomic DNA includes:
- the LOC142530466 gene encoding uncharacterized protein LOC142530466, with translation MAGRPPRPNRNPRYANNNNNNNTNEEGNGPPPQFNLNQADLMAIATIVATTLQGLVNPNANQQPPPPPQHGVKFHYESLRKNRCPTFSGAADPEVSQSWLKSVETQLRLLEVPDALKVDVIVPFLEDKAAKWWEAVSPAMTAAGPITWRIFRETFLKQYYPAEVRLQKLSEFENLSQAPDMSVVEYTSQFNALGSYAPAIMADEVLKLHRFKKGLNSRIQSALAVYQPANISDLMGAAIRAEADIRRREGKNRNKRPPVNPPSQGRPMFKRPNQSGGPPSGKFPANNNQGLKPCSTCGFKHSGECRRASGVCFGCGKAGHRIAECPTAANRPAGPNRGTGPNTGAGPSKPEEDKPNARIFAMTQEEADDATEVVSGTILIKSVPAYALFDCGATHSFMSKRFAKKLGSKPDKLTAPFRIATPTNRAVEKNEIYRDCKISISDQTFSADSIQLIMVDFDVILGMDWLARNSAIVDCKGKRVKLLTAEQKEVVFHGKSRERKLLLSASQTWKAMKSGEDIYLAMVREGKEEVEMKLEDIPIVREFPDVFPEELSGTVPDREIEFEINLVPGAAPISKAPYRMAPAKLKELKQLQELIDKRQIRPRHVISREGVSVDPRKVEAITEWPRPKNATDIRSFLGLAGYYRKFVEGFSSIAVPLTKLAQKNSKFILDDDCEKSFQTLKEKLASTPVLILPAENKDFTIYTNKVADALSRKSRGKVTLTSLSAQPCLQETVKLNQGRDPVLTKLKEQVREGNTQDHQIDDKGILWMKGRLCVPDSDNLRQEIMAEAHK, from the exons atggccggtAGACCACCAAGACCAAACCGCAACCCCCGTTATgctaacaacaacaacaacaacaacactAATGAAGAAGGCAACGGGCCTCCACCTCAGTTCAATCTCAATCAAGCGGACCTAATGGCCATAGCCACGATCGTGGCGACGACACTTCAGGGGTTAGTGAACCCCAATGCTAATCAGCAGCCCCCACCTCCACCACAGCATGGGGTCAAGTTTCATTACGAGTCACTGCGCAAGAACAGGTGCCCAACCTTCAGTGGCGCTGCCGACCCCGAAGTTAGCCAGAGTTGGCTAAAAAGCGTGGAAACTCAGTTGAGACTGTTGGAAGTCCCGGATGCACTAAAAGTGGACGTGATAGTGCCCTTCTTGGAAGATAAGGCAGCTAAATGGTGGGAAGCAGTCTCGCCAGCTATGACCGCTGCTGGACCAATCACATGGCGAATCTTCCGAGAAACATTTCTGAAACAGTACTACCCGGCAGAAGTCAGACTACAGAAGCTAAGTGAGTTTGAAAATCTCAGCCAGGCCCCAGATATGTCAGTAGTGGAATATACATCTCAGTTCAATGCCCTTGGATCATATGCTCCAGCGATTATGGCGGATGAAGTTCTGAAATTGCACCGCTTTAAGAAGGGGTTGAACAGCAGAATCCAATCAGCTCTAGCGGTCTACCAACCTGCCAACATTTCAGATTTGATGGGTGCGGCTATCCGAGCCGAAGCTGATATTCGTCGAAGAGAAGGGAAAAACAGGAACAAGCGACCCCCTGTCAACCCGCCTTCTCAGGGCAGACCAATGTTCAAGAGGCCCAATCAGTCGGGTGGACCTCCCTCAGGGAAATTCCCCGCCAATAACAATCAAGGACTCAAGCCATGCTCAACATGTGGCTTCAAGCACTCCGGGGAATGCCGAAGGGCCAGCGGTGTATGCTTTGGATGTGGGAAAGCGGGACACCGAATTGCAGAATGTCCTACCGCTGCCAACCGACCAGCAGGGCCAAACAGaggaactgggccaaatacgGGAGCAGGCCCTAGTAAACCAGAGGAGGACAAACCCAATGCTAGGATCTTTGCCATGACTCAGGAAGAGGCTGACGACGCAACTGAAGTCGTGTCAGGTACCATTCTAATTAAATCAGTACCTGCCTACGCATTATTTGACTGTGGTGCTACACATTCCTTTATGTCTAAGAGGTTTGCTAAGAAGTTAGGAAGTAAGCCTGATAAACTAACTGCACCTTTCCGAATAGCCACACCTACTAATAGAGCCGTTGAAAAGAACGAGATTTACAGAGACTGTAAAATCAGTATTAGTGATCAGACTTTTAGCGCCGATTCGATACAGCTAATCATGGTCGATTTCGACGTAATcttaggaatggattggttagcaagaAACAGTGCAATAGTAGATTGTAAAGGGAAGAGAGTTAAACTCCTAACCGCAGAGCAGAAGGAAGTCGTGTTTCATGGTAAATCCAGGGAACGGAAGTTGCTACTTTCCGCATCTCAAAcctggaaagccatgaaatccGGGGAGGACATCTACCTAGCGATGGTCAGGGAAGGAAAAGAAGAAGTCGAAATGAAACTGGAAGACATCCCGATAGTGAGAGAGTTCCCAGATGTTTTTCCTGAAGAGCTCTCAGGGACGGTCCCGGACCGTGAGATTGAGTTCGAAATCAACTTGGTTCCTGGTGCTGCACCAATCTCTAAAGCACcctacagaatggcaccagccaAACTCAAGGAATTAaaacaactccaagaattgaTAGATAAAAGGCAGATTCGACCGA GACACGTGATTTCGAGAGAAGGAGTGTCAGTGGACCCAaggaaagtagaggcaattacCGAGTGGCCGagacctaagaacgccaccgatATCAGAAGCTTTCTTGGATTGGCGGGTTACTACCGAAAGTTTGTCGAAGGGTTCTCCTCGATAGCCGTGCCACTGACGAAGCTCGCACAGAAGAATTCTAAATTCATCTTGGATGACGATTGTGAGAAGAGTTTCCAGACATTGAAGGagaaactcgcatccacaccagtgTTAATATTGCCTGCAGAGAATAAGGATTTTaccatctaca caAACAAGGTGGCTGATGCGCTAAGTCGGAAGAGCCGTGGCAAGGTAACTCTAACGTCCCTCTCGGCCCAGCCATGTCTGCaggagaccgtcaagttaaaccagGGTCGAGACCCGGTACTGACTAAACTTAAGGAGCAGGTCAGAGAAGGGAATACTCAGGATCATCAGATTGATGACAagggaatcttgtggatgaaagggaGACTGTGTGTGCCCGACAGTGATAACCTTCGCCAAGAGATAATGGCAGAGGCGCACAAGTAA